TCGGCAGTGTCTTCGGGCACGCAGCGGTCGCACGGGGTTTCTGGGGTGCGGGGTCGTCGCTGCACCCGGTGACGAGGACGGCGATGCCGACGACGAAGCCGACGCATGCCAACCGTCGGTCGTGCATTGTCGTCCCCTTCACGATCACAGTCATAGCCAGCGTGATTGTTTCACGTCCGGCTCGTACCCGTGCCCGGGACACGTCCGGGCGGCTCGGTCGAGTCGGGCTCATGAGTCGCGGCTTCAAATAGATCTGGCAGGAACTCCCCGAGAGCCGCGGGCGGTGGTGGGCGAAGACTTTGCTACGGTCGTCCCGGCTTCCGGGGGAGGCAAGCCCGAACGAATGGTCGTCCAGAGCGATAGTGAGGGTGAACCCGCAGCGCGGGTGCTTCCCGAGGAGGTTTGCAGTGCGTATCTCGGAACTGTCCGAGGTGACGGGGATGCCCATCGCCACCTTGAAGTTCTACCTGCGCGAGGGGGTGCTGCATCCCGGCGAAGCGCAGGCCAAGACCCAGTCCTTCTACGACGACTCCCATGTGGAGCGGGTCAGGCTCGTCCGGGCGCTCACCGAGGTCGGGGGACTCTCGATCGCGGCCACGAAGATGGTCGTCGACGCGATGAACGACCCGCAGGTCGACCGGCTCAGCCTGCTCGCGACCGCCCAGAAGTCACTTGCCCCACCGGTGATCGTCCCGCGGCGCGAGCACCCACTCGCCCGGCAGCTGTTGGACAAACTCGGGTGGGAGTACAGCGACGGTGACCGGATGGTCGATCTGCTCGAGCGCCAGCTGGAAGTGGCCGACGAGGCCGATGTGGGTATGACGATGGCGCACATGGTGGGCCTTGCTCGGATGGCGCACCACATCGCCGAGGTCGACATCTCGCTCGTCCCGGACGACGCGACCCTCGCCGTCCGTAACACCGTGCTCGGCACCGCAGTCTCCGACAAGTTGCTGATCACGCTGCGCCGACTCGCGCAATCCGATGTCGCCCGGCGTGCCGGCGCCGAGACGCCCCAGGCGGAGCCGATTTCGGACTGAGCGTCCGGCCCGGTATCCTCGACCGGCCTGGAGGATTCGCATAGTGGCCTAGTGCGCACGATTGGAAATCGTGTTGGGGATGAAACCCCTCGCGGGTTCAAATCCCGCATCCTCCGCGTGGTGATCGCAGTGATCACGAACGAGCCCCCGGCACTTCGGTGCCGGGGGCTTGTTCATGTTCAGGGCCCCCACGGGCATGAAAGGACCCCTCGCGCACCTGAAAGAGCTCACCTGCCCTTGCTGCATTCCTGCCCTGGGGGAGTTCAGTGAGGTATCACCACACGAGGGGTCTGCTGAGCAGTTTAGAACAGGCGCGCGCCCAGGCCCAATCGCGGTGCCGTGGCGGCACCCGGGTGAGTCGACGGCCAGGCACACGGAGGCGGCACACGGAGGCGGGGCGGCTCGAGCCGTCAGCGAGGTACGAGCGACGGGTCGAACGCCGAAGGAGCCTCCAGAGGACAAACTGCTCTTTCAGGTGCCCGACGGGTCCCTTCATTTCCCCTTCCTGGCGTTCGTCCCCAGCTTGGGTCGACCGGTGTGGGCTGTCGGTCCTGCGGCATAGAGTGACTGGGTGAGCACAGCCCTCTACCGTCGTTACCGCCCGGAGACGTTCGCCGATGTGATCGGGCAGGAGCACGTCACCGAGCCGCTGATGCAGGCCCTGCGCACGGGGCGGGTCAACCACGCCTACCTGTTCAGCGGTCCGCGCGGCTGCGGCAAGACGACCAGCGCGCGCATCCTGGCCCGCTGCCTCAACTGCGAGCAGGGGCCGACGCCCACGCCGTGCGGCACCTGCGAGTCGTGTGTTGCGTTGTCGCGCAAGGGAGCCGGCACGGTCGACGTCATCGAGATCGACGCGGCCAGCCACGGAGGTGTCGACGACGCTCGCGACCTGCGCGAGCGTGCGTCCTACGGCCCGGCGCAGAGCCGGTTCAAGATCTACATCATCGACGAGGCGCACATGGTGACGCCGCAAGGCTTCAACGCGTTGCTGAAGATCGTCGAG
This is a stretch of genomic DNA from Yimella lutea. It encodes these proteins:
- a CDS encoding MerR family transcriptional regulator: MRISELSEVTGMPIATLKFYLREGVLHPGEAQAKTQSFYDDSHVERVRLVRALTEVGGLSIAATKMVVDAMNDPQVDRLSLLATAQKSLAPPVIVPRREHPLARQLLDKLGWEYSDGDRMVDLLERQLEVADEADVGMTMAHMVGLARMAHHIAEVDISLVPDDATLAVRNTVLGTAVSDKLLITLRRLAQSDVARRAGAETPQAEPISD